The sequence acaagataATCTATTTTAGGGCAGTGAATGACGGATGATTAGGAGGAGGCGGTGgtggtgatggtgatggtgatggttGGTGGGCATCAGCATGCTTGTACCCAAGTAACACAAGAGATCCATTATTATTTTGGGTATGTTCCGTCACATGGAGTACTGGGGCATTTGGCAATCATGAGAgggaataattaattaattcacaaTATTTTTGGGTGTCTGAAAGTGAAAGAAACAATTTTGGACTTGCATAATGGTAAAGATGTAGAGAGATATCTAAGAAATTTCATAACAATATTATCTGTATGAGGTAGAGATTATTATTGACTGGTAGGGTGTGTTTGGAAAGGTAGAAAAAAAAACCCATTCCCTCCCATGCCCCCATTGGGgaagagattttggagaaagGAGGGGCATAGAGTCCATACAGATAACATTGTTATGAAATTTCTTAGATAACAATATAATATTGTCAAATGCCCAAAATTAGGGTGTTCTTGGATTGATGGGGGCATGGGAGGGAAtggggcattttttttttttttttggttgctaGAGTGGGTATAGGGCGAAGAAAGGATCCCATTAGTCTATCGTGTAATTGTAATTGTGGTGGAAGTAgtaatttcttctttgctttcctCGACCTTGTATATCTGTCTATCTATCAATGGCCTATTGGGGGTTGGAAGCTTAGACCGTTGAACATGAGTTTTATCAAGTGGGTGAACCAGAACTAAATAAAAGACTTGCTTGAGAGCCTTATGTCGTGCGATGCTTGCTAGTACCACCACTAGAGCTGGCAATAAGCCGAGTTGAGCTGAACTAGGCCCAGCTCGAGCTTAGCTCGATTGACTTTAGCTGGGCTCATAGCTCGGCTCAATATGAGCTGATTTTTTTAGCTCGAACTCGGCTCGATGATGACTATGAGCTGGCTCAGTTTGAAATTGACTATTACcttacttttatgtatatatatatttaaataatatatacgatatatataatatatatttaaataatatatttataaaattattaaatatatatttatattattgagtattaagtaataaatatttttttatttaataaatttataaaattaatatatatatataagtatatcgaCCTGACTCGTGAGTTAAATGAGTCGAGCTAATGGTAGCTCAAACTCAACTCATTTACTAAATGAGCCAAATATTTGAGCTCAAATTTAATTCATTTGTATCATGAGCTAACTTATTGAGCCAATTTTCGAGTCGAGTCTTGAATCAGCTCACGAGTAACTCGGCTCATTGCCAACCCTAACCACCGCCGACTCTGGGAAGTAATATTCCAATCAAGGGCAATgctagatagatagatagattcCATGCCCACATCAAAGCAAAGTTCAAAGGGGGAGGGAAAAGGCGGCTTTCCACTCAGACAGGCCAGGACAGAGATTAGAGGGGTATGCCTGCTTGCTGCTAACTTTTGCTAGGAAGATattgcgcgcgcgcgcgcgcacacacaagAGTCCATTTGGTTGGATGGACGGATGGACCACAGTGCCATTGAATAAGGGCACAATTTTCCCGCTGCATTTCCAACTCTAATGGTGAGCCACTCATTCCTTTATCCATAAACCGAACCGTATATTCAGAGTGGTAAAGAGTAACAAGGACAAGTTTTGGCTTTGTTCTCCGCACAAAAAGcttaaagttaaaatatatattcttcagCTACCGTTTAAGAATTTGCCACAAGCAGCCAAACAAAAGATACTGCTGCAAGTAAAACTCGGATCGGAAaatatcctctctctctctatttatgTATGTATCTTATGATGATTAAACCATGTTGAACATGGAATGCAGACAAACAGGTGAAGAATAAGTACAGCCACGGAGTTCTGctatcaaacaagaaaacagcATTTCCTGTCCGCTGCACTGCTACTTCAAGTGAAGTTGAAGCCATCTACAACCATGTGCACAGCGATTtgacaaaaacaagaaaagagaggagaagaagataaactaaactaaactaaactaaacaaaacaaaaatcaatcaaCCCACCTGCACCACCTCGTGTATGCATCACTCAAAGCAATCTGTTGAGTAAGCCATGTGCATCAACTATTGCATTGCGCAATcaaatatgagagagagagagagagagcttccTCCCATTTCCATCATAGTTATTCGCTGTAACTATAGCTCATTCATCTGAGAGTACAACAACTCAAGGCCAGAGAAGGGAAGGGGCAGAATTTACAACATGGAGATGGAGGTTGGGTGGGGCGCCACGAGCGTGCCCTCTGTGATGCAGAGAAGATCTAGAATTTACACATATCTTGAACTTAGAGATTAATGCATCATTTCAGACCTCCCCATTATGCGGTATGGGTAAGGTGGACCGCTCTGTTCAGTCTTTCAAGGATGCCACTTGCCTTCCTCTTCGCCCTCGAAGTGCCATTCTGAGCGAGCTGTGAGATTGTTCGATAATTATTCTCCTCTTCCCTCATTTCCTTCCACTTGGTTGGATCACTGAAACAAACGGTGTGGAGTATGGCAATGCAATTCTCCTTGTTACGAGCACAAGAGCTCTCCCTGATTATACTAAGCAAACAAGGAACGGCTCCAAGCTCTCCCATTTCTTCAACGGCCTTTGGATTGCTTGCAAGAATTGCCAGGATAGCCAACAACTCATCAACATCAACACGGTTAACTATCTTCTTTAGGATCACTCTCACTGCACCATCCCTCACAGCCCTTGCCTTGTTCTCATGCATGATGCACAGGTTAAAAATAGCCGAGGCAACATCTTTCATGGCTACCGGATGCCCTTCTTCTAAAAGGTCTATCAGTGGCTTCAAGGCCCCCGATTTTCCAATCAGTGCCTTATTAGAGTCCAGGGCTGATAATGTGAATAGGGCCGCAGCTGCATTGCTCCTCGTTTCTATTGTTCCAGATCTCAATGCATCCATAAGAATAGGAATCACCATTGGGGTCTCTGCAACAAACTTCTTATTCTTGTCGTGGATTGAGAGATTCAAAACAGTGGTGATCAAGTCTTCTTGAAGATCCAGGTGAATGTCAGCTTGAGACCTGGTTTGGGAGAGCGGGCTGAGCAGTTGGGGTATGGCATCAAGAGACTCCCCAAAAAGTGCACGAAAGGAAGGCATGTTCTTCGTCAACAAGCGCAATTCCCTCGCAGCTTCCTTCTGATCAGACAGAGTGGAAGACATCTTCTCAAGGAGAGAGATAAAAAGGTCTCGATCAGCTTCTGTACACCCATCCTCATTGGAATACTGAACAGGGTCGGGTAATTGTAAGCCGCGATCTTTACACCATTGGGATATCATTCCCGGACCAAAAGATTAGGCGTGAGGAGAGTGTGTGAGAGGACTTGCTGAGTGAGGGGGCATGTCCGGTGCCCCGCTTTTAGCCACCTTTGGATGAAGGGTCTATCATAAGTCTGCAAAATGGATCAAATTCATCCCTAAACAACAAgctttttaggatttttttttcctaaataaaCGGACAGAGAGGAACATGATGCATGTAATGCGGTGTGCATTTTCAATTGGAAAAAAACCTGTCATATTTGGCACAACAATTGCTTACACTTGCATACAGTTTTGAAGCGcgcgccgggggggggggggggggttttctCACAAAAACTAAATTCTGTTGAACcacagaaagaagaagaaaagcaaaCATTTTTATCCTGTGGACTGAAGTTGAGAGTTTGTACTTACCCGAGAGACGAAAAGAAAGAACAGTTAGATAGGTGGTGGACGAAGAAAGCTTGGACATGAAAAGGAAAAGTAAAAGGATTAGGAGAAGAAGGGAACATTAAATTCAAACAATTTGGACCACAGAGCACCGAGCAAGCACTCAAGAAAACAGAGGAAAGGAAGATTtgtgaaaataaaagagagaatttaTACAAACGTATGGAGAACAAGAACTCACACCTCAGATTCACAGGAAAAAAACATCTCAATATGTAAAAGAAGGCAGGCGAAGCAGATGAAAATGTATAGGTCAGTGATATCATATGCAGCGGaccataaagaaaaagaaaaacccttCTGTGAACCCTAATTGTTGAATTGGGAAAGGAGGAGGAAAACAAACCTGACCAGTGGCGAGGACAACGGGATCTCGCATGAGCTCTTTGGAAAGAGGGCAGCGAAACTCGTGGGGACAAGCGGAGGAGGAGGTGTCGTTCTCGTCGTCGCGGTGGAGGAGTTTGAGGGAGAGGGGTCTCTTGGATTTCTTCAAATCCTTCAATGCACACAGCGTCTGAGTGGCTCGATCGATGGTCTTCACATTATCGGCAGTGTCGTCATCGTCGTCGGCAATGGCCTTGACCAGTCTCTGCAACTCCTTCTTCAACTCGGTGGCCTTGGCGAGGAGCCTCGGATCGCCCTCGAAAACTCCAGTCTTGGCCATAGCAGCAGCCGAAATCGCTCAGAATTAGATCCTAAATTAGATCCTCCGATAATCACGAAAACAACAAGAACCGATTTTCGCTACTATTGCCGTGAATGGGCCACGCCGCTTCCCCtctttcatcttttctttctcctttttctctctttcgGCTAGTTCTTCTAcaattcaattcttctttctttcttcctttcactATCCATctatgtagagagagagagagagagtgcgtgTGTGATGAAAtaggagagagaaggggggaggGGCCTACCGTGGTCCATGATGTAGGCAATCACGGGACCCCGTGGCCATACAGCTGGCACCTAAGCAGGAGCGGGACGAAAGTTGGAAAAAAGCTTTCATCTTGATGCGATTGCAAATTTCTGATCTGATCCAACGCCATGCCGTGCGATCGAGAAGGGATCGTCGGCAGCGGCAGCCCAACCCCAccttttcatttcattatttctcatttattgATTCAGCTTCAAGTTTCCGCCAATTGGTTTGACTTACAGTGCAcctgtgtgtgtgttctgttgCGTATTCTATACTACCTGTAACGTAACCATAGTAAAATGGTGCTTTTAATTACAtgtaaaatcatttttactacTTGTTATATTTGAAGTCAAGTTGGGTATTCTTGTCCAAGGAGTTCCCTCCTAATTTCCAAAAAATCAGAGAGTCATTCCATATGCCTATTCTTTTAGTCAATAATaagtgtttaaaaataattaattaatagattaACATAATCTCTATGCAATTAATTCTCttttattgtttaattaattaattaattaattgtggaGATGCTGTTTTGGTAGTAAAACAAGAGGCGAAGTGTGGACTGCTCTGCTGGTTCAAGGAATACAACAAAGtggtaattttgattttgaccaAGACGTAGTAAGTGATAAGCTAGGTTCTGACATTATtacattttccttttcctaATGAAGGTCaaatcaccttttttttttttatacctaTTGCTTAAGTCATAAGCTAAGGCTAAAAGCAAGAGACGAGGCCTCCCCCagtcccaaatcgactgaatatgggCTCTGCCGTGCCACCATGTATTATGTATGAATATATGCAGCATGATGGGCAGGGGATGCATCACGTTCTACTTCTAAATAGATATATTTCCCTTACAGTGTCTATTATCTTctttattattatgaattttaaagaaAGAATAAGTTAGGATTGATCATCatcaac comes from Diospyros lotus cultivar Yz01 unplaced genomic scaffold, ASM1463336v1 tig00011203, whole genome shotgun sequence and encodes:
- the LOC127793508 gene encoding LOW QUALITY PROTEIN: U-box domain-containing protein 9 (The sequence of the model RefSeq protein was modified relative to this genomic sequence to represent the inferred CDS: inserted 1 base in 1 codon); translation: MAKTGVFEGDPRLLAKATELKKELQRLVKAIADDDDDTADNVKTIDRATQTLCALKDLKKSKRPLSLKLLHRDDENDTSSSACPHEFRCPLSKELMRDPVVLATGQTYDRPFIQRWLKAGHRTCPLTQQVLSHTLLTPNLLVREXISQWCKDRGLQLPDPVQYSNEDGCTEADRDLFISLLEKMSSTLSDQKEAARELRLLTKNMPSFRALFGESLDAIPQLLSPLSQTRSQADIHLDLQEDLITTVLNLSIHDKNKKFVAETPMVIPILMDALRSGTIETRSNAAAALFTLSALDSNKALIGKSGALKPLIDLLEEGHPVAMKDVASAIFNLCIMHENKARAVRDGAVRVILKKIVNRVDVDELLAILAILASNPKAVEEMGELGAVPCLLSIIRESSCARNKENCIAILHTVCFSDPTKWKEMREEENNYRTISQLAQNGTSRAKRKASGILERLNRAVHLTHTA